A region of candidate division KSB1 bacterium DNA encodes the following proteins:
- a CDS encoding DUF47 family protein: MNIMPRNEQFFEMFTQAAANIQEAATLLVQMIESGEDAERYGRLIKELEHKGDKLTHEIINKLNRTFVTPFDREDIYALCRALDDVIDLIDSAADRIYLFELTKPGEDAVRLAQIIAEASAEIVRGVALLRHPAQMCVHCVEINRLENEGDRVFRHGLAKLFRNCCEPMELIKLKDLYHDLELATDRCEDVANVLEAISVKNL; this comes from the coding sequence ATGAACATCATGCCTCGGAATGAGCAGTTTTTCGAGATGTTCACCCAGGCGGCGGCGAACATCCAAGAGGCGGCAACGTTGCTGGTGCAGATGATCGAATCGGGCGAGGATGCGGAACGCTATGGCCGGCTCATCAAGGAGCTGGAGCATAAGGGCGATAAGCTCACGCACGAGATCATCAACAAGTTGAACCGGACCTTCGTGACGCCTTTTGACCGAGAGGACATTTACGCGCTTTGTCGTGCGTTGGACGACGTGATCGACCTCATCGACTCGGCGGCAGACCGCATCTATCTCTTCGAGCTGACCAAGCCTGGTGAGGATGCGGTGCGTCTGGCGCAGATCATCGCCGAGGCATCCGCCGAAATCGTGCGGGGTGTGGCGTTGCTACGACACCCAGCGCAGATGTGCGTACATTGCGTGGAGATTAACCGGCTGGAAAACGAGGGGGACAGGGTTTTTCGTCACGGATTGGCCAAGCTTTTCCGCAACTGCTGTGAACCCATGGAGCTCATTAAGCTTAAAGACCTGTATCATGACCTGGAACTTGCCACTGACCGATGTGAGGACGTGGCCAATGTCTTGGAGGCGATCTCGGTGAAAAACCTGTGA
- a CDS encoding inorganic phosphate transporter, which produces MNPFDGITFVVIVVALAWTYDFFNGMNDAANAIATTVSTRALSPSQAIALARTMNVVGAFVSTAVAKTVGKGIVDPAVMDQVVVISSLVGACVWAAACTFTGIPISITHSLVGGLVGAAIAAHGFGVVKVAGMKKVVVAMVLSPTLGFVGGFILLVIVYWAVKDFAPTKVNKFFRFGQIASASFMALTHGTNDTQNAMGIITAALLVGGFIKDFHVPAWVIVGSALFMGFGTSVGGWRVIRTMGMRMVKLRPVHGFTAEFSAGVVILVASLLGAPISTTHVISTAIMGVGATHRLSAVRWGVAFHIVVTWILTIPGAALVGAGTFELLKLIL; this is translated from the coding sequence ATGAACCCTTTCGATGGCATCACCTTCGTAGTCATTGTGGTGGCCCTGGCTTGGACGTACGATTTTTTCAACGGCATGAACGACGCTGCCAACGCCATTGCCACCACCGTCTCCACCCGGGCCTTATCTCCCTCCCAGGCAATTGCGTTGGCGCGCACGATGAACGTGGTGGGCGCGTTCGTGAGCACGGCGGTAGCCAAAACGGTCGGCAAAGGTATAGTCGATCCTGCGGTGATGGACCAGGTAGTAGTCATCTCTTCCCTGGTGGGGGCTTGCGTCTGGGCTGCTGCTTGTACATTCACGGGCATCCCCATAAGTATTACCCACTCATTGGTAGGGGGACTGGTGGGTGCGGCCATTGCAGCCCACGGGTTCGGCGTCGTGAAAGTGGCTGGGATGAAGAAGGTCGTAGTGGCCATGGTTCTTTCTCCCACCCTTGGGTTCGTCGGAGGGTTCATTCTTCTCGTGATTGTCTACTGGGCAGTTAAGGACTTTGCGCCCACGAAGGTCAACAAGTTTTTCAGGTTTGGCCAAATTGCTTCAGCGTCATTTATGGCGCTAACTCACGGCACCAACGATACGCAGAATGCCATGGGGATTATCACTGCCGCCCTATTGGTAGGCGGATTCATTAAGGATTTTCATGTGCCTGCTTGGGTCATTGTCGGGTCGGCTCTGTTCATGGGCTTTGGTACCTCGGTTGGGGGCTGGCGGGTCATAAGGACCATGGGGATGAGGATGGTGAAACTCCGGCCGGTGCACGGCTTTACCGCCGAGTTCTCTGCAGGGGTCGTCATCCTGGTGGCGAGCCTCCTGGGAGCACCCATCAGCACCACGCACGTCATCTCCACGGCCATTATGGGGGTTGGCGCAACACATCGCCTGTCAGCGGTACGCTGGGGCGTGGCTTTCCACATCGTGGTCACCTGGATCCTCACCATCCCGGGGGCGGCCTTGGTGGGGGCTGGGACGTTCGAGCTGCTCAAATTGATCCTCTGA
- a CDS encoding DUF2892 domain-containing protein, which yields MKKNMGSVDRAVRIVAALVVALLYILNIISGTLAIILGVVAVVFVLTSFAGFCPLYVPFKISTLCKKEQDAAGQSQ from the coding sequence ATGAAGAAGAACATGGGCTCGGTGGATCGGGCGGTACGCATCGTCGCTGCTCTGGTGGTCGCATTGCTCTACATACTCAATATCATCTCAGGGACTTTGGCCATTATCCTCGGCGTCGTGGCAGTGGTGTTTGTTCTGACCAGTTTTGCCGGCTTTTGCCCACTGTACGTCCCGTTCAAGATCTCTACCCTGTGTAAGAAGGAGCAGGATGCTGCTGGCCAGAGTCAGTGA